CCGAGGAGGTCGTCGGACGCTCGCTCACCGACACCGTGATCCCCGACCGGTTCCGCGACGCTCACCGGGAGGGCATCGCTCGCTATCGGGAGACCGGGCAGGGGCCGGTGCTGTTCGAGCGGCTGGAGCTGCCCGCGCTGCGGCGTGACGGTCAGGAGGTTCCGACCGAGGTCACGATCTGGCCGAGTCCGCACGCCGACGGACAGCGGTTCAACGCGTTCCTGCGTGACATCAGCGAGCGGCGGCGCATGCGACGTGACGTGCACCTCCAGCAGCGCGTGACCGCCGCCGCCAACGCCACCTCCGACGTGGAGACGGCGCTGCGCACGGCGATCGAGGAGGTGTGCCGCACGGTGGGCTGGCCGGTTGGTCACGCCTACCTGGCCGACGTGGCCGACGGGGACCGGCTGGTGCCGACCGACTGGTGGTTCACCGACGGTCCGCGCTACCAGCCGTTCGTGGATGCGACCGAAGCGACCGCGTTCGTGGCGGGGACGGGCCTGCCGGGCCGGGTGCTGGTGACCGGGGAGCCGGCCTGGATCGTCGACGTGGTCGAGGACCCCAACTTCCCGCGTTCGGCGGTCGCCGCGGAGGTCGATCTGAGGACCGGCATGGCGTTCCCGGTGCTGAGCGGTGATCAGGTCACAGCGGTCCTCGAGTTCTACACGCGGGAGCGGTTCGAGCCGGATCTGGCCATGCTGAAGATGATGGGCATGATCGGGACGCAGCTCGGACGTGTGATCGAACGCCAGCGGGCCCGCACGGACCTGGAGCGGGCCAACGCGGACCTCCGCGAGGCCAACGACAGCAAGACCCGACTGATCTCGGTGGTGTCTCACGAGCTGCGGTCCCCGCTGACCGTGATCCATGGGTTCGCCGGGCTGCTGCGTGAGCACTGGGAAGGCATGGACGACGGGGAGAAGCTTCACCTTCTCGGCTCGATCGAACGGCAGTCGCGGCGGCTGTTCCGTCTGGTGGACGATCTGCTCACGCTGTCCCGGCTGGAAGCGCAGGCGGTCGACGCCCGTCGGCGATCGGTCGAGGTCGGTGCGGCGATCGGGGCGGTCGTCGCGGACCTGGGGATGGACGTCGACGTGGAGGGACCCGGCGACGCGAGCGTCGAGGTGGACCCCGACCACCTCACGCGGGTCCTGGTCAACCTGCTCACCAACGCCCGACGCTACGGCGCCCAGCCGTTCCGGATTGAGATCCGCCCCGGTGCCTCCGGTGGCCGACCCCACATCGACCTGCGGATCTGCGATGCCGGCCCCGGTGTCGACCCCGACTTCGTCTCGGAGGTGTTCGAACCGTTCACCCGCGGACGGATGACGGACGGGGAAGGCACCGGCCTCGGGCTGTCGATCGTGTCCGGCCTCGCCGAAGCGAACCGGGGCAGCAGCTGGTACGAGAGCCTGGAGCCGGGCGCCTGCTTCGCTGTCCGGCTCCCCGCCGCCCCGTGACCCACGATGACCCTCCCCGTGCACCTGTGTTCCTCAACGAAGAACGGTTGCGGATGCTGTTGACCGACCGAGGTTTCCTGGCCGACACTCGCGAGGCTCGTGACGACAGGACAGGAGTCAGGCCATGGTGGTCACGATGCTCGAAGCCCACATCGACCCGGATCGGCAACAGGATCTTCTCGACGCATACCGCCCGCTGGATGGCCCCCGCCCATCATCGTTGAGTCCTTCCTACTCTCCGCCACCGACAGCGATATGTGGCGACTCGTCACCGTCTTCACCAGCCGCGCGGACCTCGACGAGATGCGCGACGGGATGCGCGATTCCGGGCGGGCTCCGCCCGGCGTGCGGGCCTTCCAGGCGGCGGGTGCG
The genomic region above belongs to Actinomycetota bacterium and contains:
- a CDS encoding PAS domain S-box protein, translating into MSTAGTGGSRDSLRERHRRALAALEEAEQRWRLILETANDAYIAIDADSRILDWNRQAEMLLGWSAEEVVGRSLTDTVIPDRFRDAHREGIARYRETGQGPVLFERLELPALRRDGQEVPTEVTIWPSPHADGQRFNAFLRDISERRRMRRDVHLQQRVTAAANATSDVETALRTAIEEVCRTVGWPVGHAYLADVADGDRLVPTDWWFTDGPRYQPFVDATEATAFVAGTGLPGRVLVTGEPAWIVDVVEDPNFPRSAVAAEVDLRTGMAFPVLSGDQVTAVLEFYTRERFEPDLAMLKMMGMIGTQLGRVIERQRARTDLERANADLREANDSKTRLISVVSHELRSPLTVIHGFAGLLREHWEGMDDGEKLHLLGSIERQSRRLFRLVDDLLTLSRLEAQAVDARRRSVEVGAAIGAVVADLGMDVDVEGPGDASVEVDPDHLTRVLVNLLTNARRYGAQPFRIEIRPGASGGRPHIDLRICDAGPGVDPDFVSEVFEPFTRGRMTDGEGTGLGLSIVSGLAEANRGSSWYESLEPGACFAVRLPAAP